One window of the Candidatus Zixiibacteriota bacterium genome contains the following:
- the amrB gene encoding AmmeMemoRadiSam system protein B has translation MTKEGEQTEEIRKSAWADSLRGFYPQDPVKLTKEIADFYNKAKKEEMPGNIVALISPHAGYIYSGQVAAYGYKTLEGLKYHTVVVISPTHAVYLKGASIYNGKAYQTPLGMILVDKELALELSKIDKRIYLSDVGHSTSGPRAEHALEVQLPFLQIVLGNFKLIPIVLGPDDDYGMYEALGKALAKVLKGKNALIVASSDLSHYHPYAEAERLDSTVIKNVNAFNPRAFFEDLTSDRCEACGGGPIISAMIAAKELGADKSKVVKYANSGDVTGDKSGVVGYMSAVLYDTGKNSDDPPKEKAEKEVQKKKDTDSRISDKDKTFLLKLAKETIECKVKGVKCPDYKITSEVLKENRGAFVTIKKHGDLRGCIGYIQAIKPLY, from the coding sequence ATGACCAAAGAAGGAGAGCAGACTGAAGAGATAAGAAAGTCTGCCTGGGCGGATTCTCTAAGGGGTTTTTATCCTCAAGACCCTGTAAAGTTAACCAAAGAAATTGCCGATTTCTATAATAAGGCAAAAAAGGAGGAGATGCCGGGCAATATAGTTGCCTTAATCTCCCCGCATGCAGGCTACATCTATTCAGGCCAGGTTGCAGCCTATGGGTATAAGACCTTAGAGGGTTTAAAATACCATACTGTCGTAGTTATCTCTCCCACCCACGCGGTTTATCTTAAAGGCGCTTCAATCTATAACGGAAAAGCTTATCAGACCCCTTTAGGGATGATTTTGGTTGATAAGGAGTTGGCTTTGGAGCTGTCGAAAATAGACAAAAGAATCTATCTTTCGGATGTTGGTCACTCGACTTCTGGACCAAGGGCTGAGCATGCTTTAGAGGTGCAGCTTCCTTTTTTGCAGATAGTCTTAGGTAATTTCAAGCTCATCCCCATAGTCCTGGGCCCGGATGATGATTACGGAATGTACGAGGCTCTGGGAAAAGCTCTGGCAAAAGTCTTAAAAGGCAAAAATGCTCTGATTGTTGCCAGCTCTGACCTTTCACATTATCATCCTTATGCAGAAGCAGAGAGGCTGGATAGCACAGTCATAAAAAATGTGAACGCCTTTAATCCCAGGGCGTTTTTTGAAGACCTTACCTCTGACCGGTGCGAAGCCTGTGGCGGAGGACCGATTATCTCAGCCATGATAGCGGCAAAGGAGTTGGGAGCAGACAAGTCCAAAGTTGTCAAATATGCCAATTCCGGAGATGTGACCGGAGATAAATCCGGTGTGGTGGGTTATATGTCTGCGGTTCTCTATGACACAGGGAAAAATTCAGATGATCCTCCAAAGGAAAAGGCTGAAAAGGAGGTCCAGAAAAAGAAAGACACAGATTCCAGGATCTCGGATAAAGACAAAACATTTTTGCTTAAGCTGGCCAAGGAGACGATTGAATGTAAGGTAAAAGGTGTAAAATGCCCGGATTATAAGATAACCTCAGAGGTGCTTAAAGAGAACAGGGGTGCTTTTGTGACCATAAAAAAACACGGGGACTTGAGGGGCTGTATCGGTTACATTCAGGCAATAAAACCGCTTTATC